DNA sequence from the Hippopotamus amphibius kiboko isolate mHipAmp2 chromosome 1, mHipAmp2.hap2, whole genome shotgun sequence genome:
TTTCCTTACTAGGTCTTGTATGGTCCAGCCCCTGCTCCCCTTGTGCCATCTGACCCATCGCTGTCCAGCTACTGCCCTGCTGGCCTCCCCGGGTTCCTGAGCACAGCACATGCTTTTGTCCAGGTTTTCTGCTGGCTTCCTTTTGCTAGTATTTCAAGTCCTAGCCCAAGTGTCACCCCACCTCTCTGACCTAtttctcctccccatcccagttaTTCTCcgtgttctttgtttgtttttattgtagtaagatatacataacataaaatttaccgttTTAACCATTCCTAATTgtatatagttcagtggcatgaagtacatttacattgttgtgtccCAAGTACATTTCCTAACACATCACTTTGCCCATCCTTTACACAGCACTGTCTGTAataatactgtgtgtgtgtgtgtgtgtgtgtgtgtgtctctttcccactagaatgtaagctccatgagaacagggaGAGGGTTGGTTTCCCTTTTCCTTGCTACACCTGGTCCAAAGCCAAGCAGTGGTAACGGGCATTCATGGAATGAATGAGTACATGCTGCCATGTATTGAGTACTTAATGTGTGCTTGACACTGCAGAGTCctttacaaatatttcatttggtctttttttatatataaatttatttatttatttattggctgcactgggtcttcattgctgcacgtgggctttctctagttgcagcatcaTCGTCTTGACAGCAGCCCTAGAAGTGGTCACTGcatcccctttttacagatgaggatacagctcagagaggttaaagctACCAGAGAGGCCAGCTATGCTCACAGAAGCAGGGTTGAGCAAACCACAGCTCTGGCAAATGAATCCAGTTCCCTCTATCTcaaagaatgtgcatttctagtGTGGGAAGAGGGGTCTCCAAGAGGCTGGTTGGAGGGGAGGAGTTCCACCCTGGGAGAATAAAAGTTGGGTGAAACACAGAACTGCCACCTCAACAGAATCAGAGCCGGGCCAGTCACAACCTGTAGAAGCTCAGCCTGCAGAGGCTCAACCTACATAGCCTTGGCGGAGTCTAGGCCTTTGGCTATTTCCCCATCTTCAGTACTTTGTTCTCCTCCCCCAGGATAGTCAGCAGAAATGTGCCCGGAAATTCCAGGCCACTCACCCTGTGTTCGTATACCGTGGAATGGGGAGCTGGAGAGGCTGAGGTTCTAGGACCTactgagagaaaggaaggaaggaagaatggggTGCTGTTTAAGCCCACAGTGGAGCCTGAGAAGGGCACTTTGAGTTCTCTTTCCATTTGTAGGCTTGGGTAGAGTCTCCATCACTTTCCTATAAAATGGAGGAGAGGTGGGTTAGATTAGATTAGAGCTGTGCCTGAGCATCTCCTGGGATAGACCCTAGATGTTGTCACATCAGCAttgatttattgagcacttactgtgtaacTACTTTTACAgtattagttcatttaatcaTATATGTCACAACAGggtgtaggtactattattatccccattttactgaggaggaaactgaatcatgaagagattaaataactttgcGCAAGGTCAGACAGCTAGAAAGTAGCTGAGCACATATTCTGGCCCTTCTTAACCACCACTTGCTCTACCACTTTTGCATCTGGGTAGCGCAAATTGCCCTGGCTCTTGCCATCCATTCCAGAGGGTTCACAGAGTTTGGGAGCCTGAGGCTTAGACAACTTAACTGTCTTTCATAATGTTAAAGACCAGGGCTCAATAAAGACTTATTTCCAAAGCTGTTTATGTGGAGGAAAAAAGGCTTTCAACACAGTTTGGGCTGGATTGAAATTGAGATAGCCGGGGGTTGGGCTGGGGGGGATATGTCTATTCTCAGCGGCCTTGAGGAGGCTGCAGCAGTTAGTTTAAGGAGGGAGGGGGCTCAGCCCCTCAGAGGGGGCTTTCAGCTGCCCTGGATCGTGCTAGGTGCAACAGCCCTTGTTGTTACCTGTAggtgatttcttcttttgtaactgggtgtttgtgtgagtgtgtatacAGTGTCTGTCTCTTGTTGGACTGTTTAGAGGAAAGCCAGGTTCCTCCCAGGAGTGGTGGCATTTTGAATCAAAGGGCACAgatggtttgttttgcttttatttaatgaaaatagctgtgtgtgtgtgtgtgagagagagagagagtggtctGATTATGACAGTTACTAGTGGCTATGTTGCTGTTGGGAGGAGTTGTGAGGCATACTTCACTTAATGTTCttcaatgttttaattttttgtaataaaactaaaaattaaaaaaatacatgtaatgtTCCTTGTAGCTTAGATAATATAGTAAGGTACAAAGAAAGAACTAAAAGTTGTCCATAATCCTATTTTCCAGAGTTTACCATTATTAATATTGAATGTATTTCCTTCCacacatttttatatgtgtatgctTTTTCTTCTCCACAAATAGGATGATGGGCTGTTTTTCAATCTGTTTATATTACTTGGCAATGATTCAGTAAATAAATCTCTGAAAGCATCACTTTAATGGCTTCATTCTGTTTTATCATCAACATACCATGTATTATCTAGCCAGTCCCCTACGCCTGAGTACATGGGTTGCtcccattttttgttgtttttttaatgttatgaagAATACAGTAGAGAATATTTGTGGAACTTAACCTTTGGGTGTATTTATTAATCGGTTCTTCTGAGATAAATTctgagaagtggaattgctgggcatttcttctcactttttttagggtttttgataaatattgccTAATTAGAGCGGGAGAATGATTGCCATTTCTGACATGGAGTATTTGCCTGGATTTTTCAGGACAGGAAAATGCCACCCAAGCGTATAGCTAAGAGAAGGTCACCCCCAGAAGATGCCCTCCCCAAAAGCAAGAAGGTGAAGGGTAAGTTGGCCTTGGCCTCTACCTCAGTATGGGTAATCTTTTGGCACCCCCAGAATCTGGAACTGGGCTCCTTCCTCCTTGAGATTTGAAGTTGAGGGGCCTGGATGTCAGGACCTCCACCCAGCTGGAGAATCTCCTGTAGCTCATTGAATCCCACCTTCTGGGAATCATAAAGGGGCAGAGGCTTGCCTAAAAGCACTCAGGTACTGGCAAAAAACTAGACCCTAGGGCTTTGCGCCAGCAGTAATGCATCATGGTTAATACCATTGACCTCCAGACTGggttgagtcctggctctgcgcTTTCTAGCTACTTGTAGCTTTGGGTAAATCACTGACCTCACTGAGCTTAGACCGTCCCATTCATAAAATGGGCAACCTCACTGGGTTGTCGTGAGGAAAATGAGATCTCTCCTGGTAGCATCGGAGGGAGGTAGCTGTGGTCTCCTCTCTCCTGGGACCCTGGAGGGAGTCAGGGAGCAGAGAGAGCCACCCCCAATCTGGGAGCGGGGGAGTGTGGACCCACACTCAGACAGTGTCTGTCTTTTGCAGACCCTCGGAACCAGGCAGTGAGGGCCGTTGCCTCCCGCCGTGTTCCAGGCGCCCGCTCCTGCCAAGGTGCCTGCGGGCCAAGCCCTCCCGACCAGAAAGCCCGACCAGGTGGCTGCCTGCCAAGCGCCCGGTGGGCAGCCGTGGCCACACCcccagggggaggggctggactcCATTGGCTGTCCCAGGCTGCGGGCGGCCGCCATTGGCCAGGGGATGGCCCTGTGCGGGCCCTTACGGCCGTCCCTTCCTCTTCACCTGCCTGTCTGCGCCCACGTAGGAGCAGAGTGGGGGTCAGTGTGCCTCTGTCCACGGGTTAAGTCACAGGCTGAGGATGGAGGCCAGAGACTGTGTTCTGACCATGTAGGCTCCCTCCCTTTGGTTGCACTGCAAACTCTATTAATTATTAGTTCTATGACCCTCTCTGAGGCTCTGCTCCCTTTCTGATAAAACGGGATCCTGAGAATGGAAGGTCTGTGGCATAATGTTGAGGGGCTGCAAAGCAATGTAACATTTGTAGAGTAAGCAGTGGGTAGAGGGGTAGATGTTATTATGGCCTCACTGTTAGTATGGTTCCTGACCAAGAACAGCCAATCAGGAAAACTATCCTGGGTCCCCACTGTTCTTTTCCCCTCTCCACCAAAATTCATTTACTGATATTAGTGTCTCGTTTCCGTTTCCTTCCACTCACATTAATAATGTGCTCactttttaatcttcacaaaaacccTATGAGATAGTTACTTttgttatcctcatttcacagatgaggaaacttaggcTTGGAGAGGTCAGGCTAATGGTCTGTGGCAGGGCaggggcttgaacccaggtctgtgtgaTCCCAGAGCCTATGCAGTgacctctcctctctcccatcATCCTGCACACTCAGGGGTTGTCCTCTTCACCCCTCAGTCTCACATAGGTCTCACAACACAGAACCGGGTTTGGTGCTGACGCTGGGCCAGGGTGACGTAGGCCAGCTGGGGCTGGGCGAGAATGTGATGGAGAGGAAGAAGCCAGCACTGGTGCCCATTCCAGAGGACATCGtgcaggcagaggctgggggcatGCACACTGTGTGTCTAAGCAAAAGTGGCCAGGTAAGTCGGGGATGGCACAGGATGGGACagggcctggggttggggggactTGGGGAGGGAGCTTAGAACCACACGCATTACTCTGTGGAGATGGAGCTGGCTAGACCAGCAGGGAGTGGCCTAAACAAGAACGGACTGAGAGGCCAGACCTTGCAGTAACGGGGGCACCCTGGGCACAGGTCTACTCCTTCGGCTGCAATGATGAGGGTGCCCTGGGAAGGGACACGTCAGTGGAGGGCTCAGAGATGGTCCCCGGGAAAGTGGAACTGCAAGAGAAGGTGGTACAGGTGTCAGCAGGAGACAGTCACACAGCGGCCCTCACCGAGGATGGACGAGTCTTCCTCTGGGGCTCCTTCCGGGTAAGACTGGGTCTGGAAAACGGCATGGGGACTGGTGGGGTCCCAAAGATAACCCGTCTCCAGGCCCCTGTTGTACTTACTGGTGGGGAAATCAAGGTCCTGGGCAGAGCTTGGGTCCAGACCCAGGTTTCTGGCTGCTTCTTTCCACACCACTGGCTGTTCCCTTGAACATGGTGTGATGTATGCATCTTGGGAAAGGGGTGGCTCAAGGATGCCTCTGGGCTGAGGCTAAGCCAGGAAGCCTGCTGACCCAATCTCCCTGCCTtcaacctcccccctccccttcccagccctcttCCACCCTTCTCAGGGGTTGGAGGCACATCTCAGGATTTCCAAGACCAGGAGAGTGTGGTTTAAAAAGCAGATGCAGCATTAAAATTGTTTTGGTACTTGGTATTcagtttattttgaaatgtcAAAAATAAAGGAATCTGATGTTTCCTTATCGGggctgttttttaatttttttttacagaggaTTTTAAACACATAAAAGTAATCAGAATACTGTATTGAATTCTGTCTACTTGCCTCAACAATTATCAGCTTATGACCAAACTTGTTTCATCTTTCCTCCCTTCCGTTCCCCAACTCCTTTGTTATTTTAACGCAAATCACAGAGCACATGTGATTTCACTCATACGTATTTCACCATGTGGCCTGGCTCCTGCTCACCTCACCATCCCCATCTGGCACCAGTGCCCTTCACCAGACAGCTCTGTGGCTGCTTGCAAAGGTGGATCTGGTTGGTATGAGGCAGACAGGACTGGCTGAAAACTGTTCCAATCCTCCCTTCCAGGACAATAACGGTGTGATCGGGCTCTTGGAGCCCATGAAAAAGAGCATGGTGCCTGTGCAGGTGCAGCTGAGTATGCCCGTGGTGAAGGTGGCCTCTGGTGAGTGTGTGGGCACTTGCTTTGGGCGGCAGTTGGAGAACCTTTTTCTGGGGCTGACCAGACAAGCGCTTCATCCCTTGCCTTCCTCTCACCCTCAGGAAACGACCACTTGGTGATGCTGACGGTTGATGGTGACCTCTATACTTTGGGCTGCGGGGAGCAGGGCCAACTGGGCCGTGTGCCTGAATTATTTGCCAACCGTGGTGGCCGGCAGGGCCTTGGTAGGTGGCTTAGGTCCCTCTGTCAGGGCAAGTTGGGAAGCCACCCCCTGGTGAAGGTCAGAGGCAGAAGGAATTCTCTGTTCAAGCTTGTATCAGGTGGACGTGTGGTGGTAGTTAAGGACTCTCTCTCTAGAGCCAGACTATcccaggtttgaatcctggctctaccacctaTTGGCTGTAGGCCCCTGGACAtagcttcctcatctctaaacCTGCCTACCTCTAAACCTacctcattgggttgttgtgagtTAAATGAGTTCACATAGAAGACAGTCTAGCAAACAGTAAGTTCCATGTAAATGTTACCTCTATGGCTGTGGGAGTCTGAGTGAGGCACTTGGActctcctggcctcagtttcctcttctgtataaTAGGGAGAAGAGTCCCTGCTTAGCCTCCCTATGAGGGCTTTAGCAGTGGAGGGGAAACAGAtagggcagagaggagaggccaTGAGTATCTGCCACTGACCCTGGCCTGCTCTCTGCCTACAGAACGACTCCTGGTCCCCAAGTGTGTGATGCTGAAATCCAGGGGAAGCCGGGGCCACGTCAGATTCCAGGATGCCTTCTGTGGTGCCTACTTCACCTTTGCCATCTCCTCTGAAGGTCATGTATATGGCTTTGGCCTCTCCAACTACCATCAGCTAGGTGAGTCCCAAGCTCATCATCCAGTGTAGCCCAGGGTGACCTGTGTTCCAGTCCTGCCTCCACCACTCATTTGTTGTGTGCCCTTGGTGGGGTCACCTAACCCgccagagcctcagttttgtcatctgtaaaatgagaatataaatacCCTTGTGTGGGGTGGGGCGTCCACACTGGGAGGGGAATAAGAAGGCAGCTCCTTGGACACTTTCACCCATGACAGCTGTATCCCGGCCTTTTCCCCAGGAACGCCAGGCACAGAATCTTGCTTTGTACCTCAGAACCTGACATCCTTTAAGAACTCCACCAAGTCCTGGGTGGGCTTTTCTGGTGGCCAGCACCATACAGTCTGCATGGATTCAGAAGGTACGGCCTCCAGGTCCGTCTCTGGGTTGGGGGTGGATTGTTCCCTGGGCACAGGCCTGGCCACACTCTGGAGATGACAGTGCTTGGAGCTTGGGCCTGCTCCATGGATTGGGATAGCTGTGGATCCATGAGGGTCACCTCCATCCCCCAGAGTCCTAATGCTCTTCTATGTGAGAGTTCTCCCGGGCCTCCCTGCAAACTGAGAGAGATACTGTAGACTTATCACCACCCTGGGAATGGGGGGCCACCTCCCACGGATGTAGGTGCTCACCTGGCCTACCTGGAGCATGCCCCCTGCTACTCCtcgtctctctccctcctcccacaggaAGAGCATACAGCTTGGGCCGGGCTGAGTACGGGCGGCTGGGCCTTGGGGAAGGTGCCGAGGAGAAAAGCGTACCCACCCTGATCTCCAGGCTGCCTGCCGTCTCCTCAGTGGCTTGTGGGGCCTCTGTGGGGTATGCTGTGACCAAGGACGGTGAGTGGGGCCTGGGGGTCGTGATTCTTACCAGAGTGCCCAGCAGGCTTCCATGTCCGCCATGAGGTGGAGCTGAGATGTGGTGAGCAGTGTTGGTGAGGCTGTTGCTTTCGTCTGACTGGCAGAAGCTCTGGCTTTGGTGACATAAAATGGGtaaacacattattttaataGAGGCAGTTTGTTCTGTAGAGGAGAAAAACAGCAAAGGGGGATATACCACTGAGGCCCAGACAGGCAGTAGGACATGAACCCTGGTCTCCAGACTCCTAACTCAGGCCTCTACATTTTATACCATGGTTATGCTTTTTGTTTACAACCTAGTAGGTGCTGGCTTCCCAGGGAGTTGTACTTAGAATTTTTTAGGAGAAAGAAGGCTTAGTGGTTGGGATCCTGACAAGCACAGCAGAGGAGGGTGTGGATAAGTGGTCGCCGAAGCCTGAGTAGAACAGCCATGGAGGCCTTCAGAAATCAGGCTGGCAGAGGTGCTTGACCTGGGATCATCTGGGAAGGGTTCCTGAGGAAGAGGGGCTTATACTGCACCTTGAAGGCTCAGTCCTTTAGGATAGGCAAAGGAGGGCATCCAGAGCAGTCTCAAAGGCAGGTGGTCCTGGGTGGGAATGGAGGTGATACAGGGGTTTGGGGAATGGCCAGTCATTGTCGGGCCTTGCATGCCATGCCTAGGAGCAGGGAGCAGTCTTTGGCAATGCGTAAAGACTGTGGTCTCTGGTTGACAAAGCTCTTTTTTGTCCATCATCTCCTTggttcctcccagcttccctgaACACCCAGAGGCTGGGACATTACCAGGCTGCCACAGGCCAAGGCCAGAATCCACCTCATGTGCCAGGCTTCTCACACTACAGAAAGATGGGGCTAGGGAGACAGCTGCCCCTATTTCTCTCCCTTATAGGTTGTGTTTTTGCCTGGGGCATGGGCACCAACTACCAGCTGGGCACGGGACAGGAAGAGGATGCATGGAGCCCCGTGGAGATGACAGGCAAACAGCTGGAGAACCGAGTGGTCTTATCTGTGTCCAGTGGGGGCCAGCACACAGTCTTACTAGTCAAGGACAAGGAACAGAGCTGATGAAGCCTCTGAGGGCCTGGTTCCTggcccccccacctccatcctggaACAGGGAAGCCATGACAACTACATATTCCAGCAGGCCTCTCCCAGCCCCAAGTACTCTGTCATCTCCTGCCTTGTTCCCATCAGCAGAACAGAatccttctcctcttttttttgcctcctttcGGAATCATCCTGGGACCTACAGAGTGAGGGTTGGATAGATGGAAGAGGGGAGGGGTTTTATCAGAAGGAACATTGCTCACCCCGTAGCTATGTGGTTAGACCTCCCCCCCCCATCCCTACTTCCCATGGTCCTGGCTGACCCTGGTTTGTCGAAAACCAAAACTCTCTCCCCCGTGTGTTTGGTGTCCAAACTCTGAGAAGTCAGGGCCCTGCTCTAGTCATGTGCCCTACTCTAGTCATCAAGCCCTGCTCTAGTCATGTGCCACTCTTCCTGTCCTTCACAACCCACAGGCAGACAAATGGTACAGTTGTCAGACCCAGCTGTCATGGACCTATGCCTGGGGGAAACTGGAGAAGGGGCAAGGCTACCCAGCCATGGGCAACCCCAAGCCAAATAGTTGGCCTTGAACAGGTGCCCATGGGGCAAAAAAACAGTGATCCTCCAGCTTGATCAAGAAAAAAGCCAATCAGCCTTCCGCCCAGAAGCACAAAACATTCTGCCCTTCAGGCCTTGTCTGCAGAGTCTCACCCATCCAACCTGCCTCACCTGCAACCAAGGGCCTGAAATCCGGAATGGAAGCTGCGCCTGCAGGCAGGATctggggggagaggagaaggagggctTTATAAGCAAAATTATAGCAATATTGTaagtgaagggagggaggggaagagggttgGAGGGGCAGAGGCTGGCCCCAAAAAGGGAAGCAGCAGCTTGTACAGTggctgaaaaaatagaaaagagttttgatttttttttttttaatgtaaagtatTTTGGAGTGgagagtgaaatattttaaaactttgaataaATGTAGAGTTTTCTAAAACAGGCCACTTGTTTTCTACACACTCCCTGCTTTTTTAAGGGAGCACCGGCTGTGTTGGGAAGGGCAGAATAACCCCATACCTGTAGACCTGGTGAAGACTGGGACTTCAGTGATGTCAGGAGGTCCTGGTGTGTGCCAGTCAGTTGGggagtttttgttgttggttttttgtttttgttttctcgtATGGAACAGTGGCTGTTCTAGAcaaatcaaaaaaagagaaaagagttgATTGATTTTTGTTAGGTATTTATGTTTCAGGAatcactggatttttaaaaaattatactgtaTAATATATGAGACATGGGATGGATCTTTTAATATCCTAATCCAAAACCAAGATTTTTGAGTACATCTCTAGAAATACTTATACTAGGTTTAATGATGTGCTGTATCACTTCAAAAGCTAGTGTAACTGATTAAACATGATTAACTGCACAGTAACAACTTATGCATAATGATTTTCACAGGCATTTGAGCAACTAAATCATATAGAGCTGACCTGTCCAGTATGGTGGTCAGTaactacatgtggctatttacacttaatttttaaatttgtaaaaatttaaaatgaacgtcctcagttgcactagccacatttcaagcccTCAGTATTCAAAAGTGGCTAGTGCCTATGATTTTGGGCTATGCAAATACagaaatttatataacattcctATAATTCTGAAAGTTACAGTGGACAGTGCTGATATAGGAGATCTGTATATGTACAGCAGGAAAGTTTTATTAGCACCAGGAGGATTCTTGGATGTCAGTGActcttggaaaaattaatatgatgtaaaataacttaaaatatattctgtgattgttttttttcttcaacttttagTTTTGATGCAGGTACTATCCGGATTAGAAGTTGACTTCTTAGAAGGGAAAAATcacacttttcattttaatattttccttgtaAAGAAGCACTTGTGTATCTGctcttcacccccccccccccccccggcaaaAAAGTCCATTTGGATTAGATTTACTGAAGTTTTCCCTTTTGACAACATAGCAGGTTGAAAGTACCCTAACCTTAATAGCAGCTCCTGTGGATTGGGACTTAAATGGGCCAGACGTTCTGCTGAGCACTTTGCATACAAtaatagctcatttaatcctcacatcagcCTTGTGAAGTAGGAATTGCTATCCCTTAGGAAAAAGTCCCTGAGAGTTCAAGTGACTAGCTTGAGGCCAAGCTACCAAGTGCACAGATTAGGCTGGATTTTAAATCAGCCTCCACCCAAGACCAGAACctcaatttcttttccttgtattGCACGTAAGAGTTATAAAGCTCTCTGTAGGTACTTTACGTATGTTAGAATAGTGTCAGGCACATAGTAAAGGCTCCACAAGCCTTTGCTGTTATGACCAtcgcatattttaaaattccctgtGGTTAATAATTGCCTTGTTTTTCACATGCTTAGTTTTTTGGTATAAGTATCATTAATTCAGCGCCCATGTCTCTGTCAGAAGTATAAATCTCCTTTTTTGTGTTCACACACATCAGGTACTCtcagttttaccttttccccCATCCTCCTCCAACCTGAATTGGTTACCCCAAAACAAATGTAATCACCCGATATGGCTCagctataaataatatttacaaagtCATAATGTAAGTGTTCAATGTTTTGACAAATTATAGTCAGAAGATGGAGAAGTGTGTATGTACAAGGGGCAGTCCCTAAAATATCTGAAACTACAAATGAACAGAAAGTATGTTATTTAGAAATACGCAGATTTTAGGGAAAAGATTTGGAAGTGGTTGCCTCAAGGGACTGGGAATTGGGAATAGGGGAAGATGGGGTAAAGGACAGCTGGTGATTGACataaattcagtttttttcagtGCCTACCCATATCCCAGACATTGTTGTGGGAATTTGATTAGAAACAACGAACAAGGAATCCCGTCTGATAAAGCGtacattctaaattaaaaataaatattttaaaatcttccataagtaacataaatttaaaaaatagtaagcaAAGAGCACAGCACAGGGACTGGCAAATAGTACTAAATAAAGAGTTATCAGTTGTAATTCGAAGGCCTCCAACTGCCATGTTGGAGAACTTACTGGAAGCCAAGCATTAGGCCAACTGCTTTACCAacttctcattttctcctcacaACAAACATGGTATGAGGTAGGCACTGCTATTATCCACAGTAGTCTcagtttaaataacttgccaaaatAGTGAGAGGGGCTGTGATTTGCACTCCATTTGTTCAAATCTATAGTGAAAGCACCTAATGACTACACCACTATGGTAGTG
Encoded proteins:
- the RCC1 gene encoding regulator of chromosome condensation isoform X5, encoding MQDRKMPPKRIAKRRSPPEDALPKSKKVKVSHRSHNTEPGLVLTLGQGDVGQLGLGENVMERKKPALVPIPEDIVQAEAGGMHTVCLSKSGQVYSFGCNDEGALGRDTSVEGSEMVPGKVELQEKVVQVSAGDSHTAALTEDGRVFLWGSFRDNNGVIGLLEPMKKSMVPVQVQLSMPVVKVASGNDHLVMLTVDGDLYTLGCGEQGQLGRVPELFANRGGRQGLERLLVPKCVMLKSRGSRGHVRFQDAFCGAYFTFAISSEGHVYGFGLSNYHQLGTPGTESCFVPQNLTSFKNSTKSWVGFSGGQHHTVCMDSEGRAYSLGRAEYGRLGLGEGAEEKSVPTLISRLPAVSSVACGASVGYAVTKDGCVFAWGMGTNYQLGTGQEEDAWSPVEMTGKQLENRVVLSVSSGGQHTVLLVKDKEQS
- the RCC1 gene encoding regulator of chromosome condensation isoform X6, which gives rise to MDRKMPPKRIAKRRSPPEDALPKSKKVKVSHRSHNTEPGLVLTLGQGDVGQLGLGENVMERKKPALVPIPEDIVQAEAGGMHTVCLSKSGQVYSFGCNDEGALGRDTSVEGSEMVPGKVELQEKVVQVSAGDSHTAALTEDGRVFLWGSFRDNNGVIGLLEPMKKSMVPVQVQLSMPVVKVASGNDHLVMLTVDGDLYTLGCGEQGQLGRVPELFANRGGRQGLERLLVPKCVMLKSRGSRGHVRFQDAFCGAYFTFAISSEGHVYGFGLSNYHQLGTPGTESCFVPQNLTSFKNSTKSWVGFSGGQHHTVCMDSEGRAYSLGRAEYGRLGLGEGAEEKSVPTLISRLPAVSSVACGASVGYAVTKDGCVFAWGMGTNYQLGTGQEEDAWSPVEMTGKQLENRVVLSVSSGGQHTVLLVKDKEQS
- the RCC1 gene encoding regulator of chromosome condensation isoform X1 — protein: MQDRKMPPKRIAKRRSPPEDALPKSKKVKDPRNQAVRAVASRRVPGARSCQGACGPSPPDQKARPVSHRSHNTEPGLVLTLGQGDVGQLGLGENVMERKKPALVPIPEDIVQAEAGGMHTVCLSKSGQVYSFGCNDEGALGRDTSVEGSEMVPGKVELQEKVVQVSAGDSHTAALTEDGRVFLWGSFRDNNGVIGLLEPMKKSMVPVQVQLSMPVVKVASGNDHLVMLTVDGDLYTLGCGEQGQLGRVPELFANRGGRQGLERLLVPKCVMLKSRGSRGHVRFQDAFCGAYFTFAISSEGHVYGFGLSNYHQLGTPGTESCFVPQNLTSFKNSTKSWVGFSGGQHHTVCMDSEGRAYSLGRAEYGRLGLGEGAEEKSVPTLISRLPAVSSVACGASVGYAVTKDGCVFAWGMGTNYQLGTGQEEDAWSPVEMTGKQLENRVVLSVSSGGQHTVLLVKDKEQS
- the RCC1 gene encoding regulator of chromosome condensation isoform X4 translates to MQDRKMPPKRIAKRRSPPEDALPKSKKVKDPRNQAVRAVASRRVPGARSCQVSHRSHNTEPGLVLTLGQGDVGQLGLGENVMERKKPALVPIPEDIVQAEAGGMHTVCLSKSGQVYSFGCNDEGALGRDTSVEGSEMVPGKVELQEKVVQVSAGDSHTAALTEDGRVFLWGSFRDNNGVIGLLEPMKKSMVPVQVQLSMPVVKVASGNDHLVMLTVDGDLYTLGCGEQGQLGRVPELFANRGGRQGLERLLVPKCVMLKSRGSRGHVRFQDAFCGAYFTFAISSEGHVYGFGLSNYHQLGTPGTESCFVPQNLTSFKNSTKSWVGFSGGQHHTVCMDSEGRAYSLGRAEYGRLGLGEGAEEKSVPTLISRLPAVSSVACGASVGYAVTKDGCVFAWGMGTNYQLGTGQEEDAWSPVEMTGKQLENRVVLSVSSGGQHTVLLVKDKEQS
- the RCC1 gene encoding regulator of chromosome condensation isoform X7, whose translation is MPPKRIAKRRSPPEDALPKSKKVKVSHRSHNTEPGLVLTLGQGDVGQLGLGENVMERKKPALVPIPEDIVQAEAGGMHTVCLSKSGQVYSFGCNDEGALGRDTSVEGSEMVPGKVELQEKVVQVSAGDSHTAALTEDGRVFLWGSFRDNNGVIGLLEPMKKSMVPVQVQLSMPVVKVASGNDHLVMLTVDGDLYTLGCGEQGQLGRVPELFANRGGRQGLERLLVPKCVMLKSRGSRGHVRFQDAFCGAYFTFAISSEGHVYGFGLSNYHQLGTPGTESCFVPQNLTSFKNSTKSWVGFSGGQHHTVCMDSEGRAYSLGRAEYGRLGLGEGAEEKSVPTLISRLPAVSSVACGASVGYAVTKDGCVFAWGMGTNYQLGTGQEEDAWSPVEMTGKQLENRVVLSVSSGGQHTVLLVKDKEQS
- the RCC1 gene encoding regulator of chromosome condensation isoform X2, whose protein sequence is MDRKMPPKRIAKRRSPPEDALPKSKKVKDPRNQAVRAVASRRVPGARSCQGACGPSPPDQKARPVSHRSHNTEPGLVLTLGQGDVGQLGLGENVMERKKPALVPIPEDIVQAEAGGMHTVCLSKSGQVYSFGCNDEGALGRDTSVEGSEMVPGKVELQEKVVQVSAGDSHTAALTEDGRVFLWGSFRDNNGVIGLLEPMKKSMVPVQVQLSMPVVKVASGNDHLVMLTVDGDLYTLGCGEQGQLGRVPELFANRGGRQGLERLLVPKCVMLKSRGSRGHVRFQDAFCGAYFTFAISSEGHVYGFGLSNYHQLGTPGTESCFVPQNLTSFKNSTKSWVGFSGGQHHTVCMDSEGRAYSLGRAEYGRLGLGEGAEEKSVPTLISRLPAVSSVACGASVGYAVTKDGCVFAWGMGTNYQLGTGQEEDAWSPVEMTGKQLENRVVLSVSSGGQHTVLLVKDKEQS
- the RCC1 gene encoding regulator of chromosome condensation isoform X8, with translation MQDRKMPPKRIAKRRSPPEDALPKSKKVKDPRNQAVRAVASRRVPGARSCQGACGPSPPDQKARPVSHRSHNTEPGLVLTLGQGDVGQLGLGENVMERKKPALVPIPEDIVQAEAGGMHTVCLSKSGQDNNGVIGLLEPMKKSMVPVQVQLSMPVVKVASGNDHLVMLTVDGDLYTLGCGEQGQLGRVPELFANRGGRQGLERLLVPKCVMLKSRGSRGHVRFQDAFCGAYFTFAISSEGHVYGFGLSNYHQLGTPGTESCFVPQNLTSFKNSTKSWVGFSGGQHHTVCMDSEGRAYSLGRAEYGRLGLGEGAEEKSVPTLISRLPAVSSVACGASVGYAVTKDGCVFAWGMGTNYQLGTGQEEDAWSPVEMTGKQLENRVVLSVSSGGQHTVLLVKDKEQS